A single genomic interval of Trichosurus vulpecula isolate mTriVul1 chromosome 6, mTriVul1.pri, whole genome shotgun sequence harbors:
- the LOC118855439 gene encoding olfactory receptor 5F1-like, whose amino-acid sequence MTGENHTAVTEFILLGLTDSPELQVILFALFLAVYTLTMIGNAGMITLIKIDPQLHTPMYFFLISLSLADIFYSSNITPKMLADLLSKRKVISFTGCFVQMYVFIALATTEYILFGLMAYDRYVAICNPLLYPVIMSRTICLKMATGAFTAGFLNSIIHTSYISSLSFCGSNVIHHFFCDSPPILKLSCSDTKVNETIIFICAGINMLGTFLIIVTSYIYILFSILRLHSVQGRHKAFSTCASHITAIVIFYGTSVVTYLCPNSNYSPTQGKVISVFYTVVIPMLNPLIYSLRNEEVKRTLKNVITRKMILRLI is encoded by the coding sequence ATGACTGGGGAAAACCATACTGCAGTGACTGAATTCATCTTGCTAGGGTTAACAGACTCACCTGAACTTCAAGTTATACTTTTTGCACTATTTTTGGCTGTCTACACTCTCACTATGATAGGAAATGCAGGGATGATTACATTAATCAAGATAGATCCTCAACTACACACACCTATGTATTTCTTTCTGATCAGTTTGTCTTTAGCTGATATTTTTTACTCTTCAAATATCACCCCAAAGATGTTGGCTGACTTACTGTCTAAAAGGAAAGTCATCTCTTTTACTGGCTGCTTTGTGCAGATGTATGTCTTTATTGCTTTAGCCACCACTGAGTATATCCTCTTTGGATTGATGGCTTATGACCGTTATGTGGCCATCTGTAATCCTCTGCTTTACCCAGTTATCATGTCAAGAACAATATGCCTGAAGATGGCCACAGGGGCCTTCACAGCAGGATTTCTGAACTCAATTATTCATACCAGTTACATAAGTAGTTTATCCTTCTGTGGCTCCAATGTCATCCATCACTTTTTCTGTGACTCTCCTCCAATCCTCAAACTCTCTTGCTCTGATACTAAAGTGAATGAAACTATCATTTTCATTTGTGCTGGGATAAACATGTTAGGAACATTTCTGATCATTGTTACCTCTTATATCTATATCCTCTTTTCTATTCTACGCTTGCATTCAGTTCAAGGGAGACACAAAGCATTCTCAACCTGTGCTTCTCATATTACAGCCATTGTTATATTTTATGGAACTTCGGTTGTTACTTATTTGTGTCCAAATTCAAACTACTCCCCAACTCAAGGAAAAGTCATATCTGTATTCTATACTGTAGTTATCCCAATGCTGAACCCTTTAATCTACAGCCTGAGAAATGAAGaagtgaaaaggaccttaaagaatGTTATTACTAGAAAAATGATTCTGAGACTTATATGA